In Patescibacteria group bacterium, the genomic window CTTAATCTTCTAAGGAACTTTAAGGGAGCGGTCATCTTTGTGTCTCATGATATTTGGTTTTTAGATAATTTAGCAAATAGATTATGGATAGTAGAAGATAATTCAATCAGGAATTTTCAAGGAACATATGACGAATATAAAAAAGAAAATCAGTTAAAAGAGAGTGGGGCCGAAAGACAGAGAGAAAGTTTAAGAAAAAAGGTAAATAAATTACACAAAACTATAAAGCATGAAGATAAAAGGCAAGCTCATTCCGCTTCGAGAGGTAAAAAACGAGCCAGCGATAAGAGTATGTCATCACATGACCGAGGATATCTTGCTGACAAAGCGTCTGACTTTGCTGGTAAAAACGCAAAAAAACTTCAAGCTGTATTAGATAAAACAAAAGAAGATCTACTACAAATACACACTCCAAAAAGGAAAAAGCTAAGAGCATCCATTGTGACCGATTCAAAAAAGAAAAAAATTTACTCTTTAGACTCGAGCTCTTTATATATAGATGATGTGTGTCTAATTAAGGATATTATAATTGATCAATATGTAGGGGATAGATATGTGCTTTTTGGAAAAAATGGTTCAGGAAAATCTTCTTTCATTAAAGCTCTTTTGGGAATGAGGCCATATCACTTCCAACCTGAAGCAAAAATAAACAATTCGACAAAAATTGTATATTTTGATCAGCAATATAGCGTTATAAACTCTGAAAAAACAGTACTTGAAAATATGCAACTATATTCAGATGCTCCTATTGAGGATATACGACAACATTTAGGCCAGTATTTATTTTTTACCCAGCAAGACGTTGATCAGAAAGCAAAAAAATTAAGTGGCGGTATGCTAGCTCGCCTTGCTTGCGCAATGATAACTATTTCTCCGATTGATCTATTAATTCTCGATGAACCTACAAATAATCTTGATATTGAGACTATACAGGAATTAATCTCAGCTCTTTCTGATTATGAAGGTGCGTTGTTGGTTATCTCTCATGATATTGATTTTGTGAAAAAAATAGAACCTGATAAACTTTTATTTATTAAAGATAAGACTTTAAAGAATCTTTCTATTGATGACTTGTCAGAAATTGAGGATATATCTAATACTAACTAGCTAGAGAGACTAAAATACTTTATCTAAACGACTCAATCCGCCGCGGCGGAT contains:
- a CDS encoding ATP-binding cassette domain-containing protein, producing MNKVKQIITFSNADIGYSKTLIEKFSGGINLNDRVGILAPNGSGKTCLLQTICGNTDLLSGSLDVRGMVSLVSQVLQIPEDIKDITIEEFLDQEKLSLHKINIFLEKNFQKSFKDVYLKDISGGEFTILQIAIGFLSNPDILLLDEPTNHLDYSARRILLNLLRNFKGAVIFVSHDIWFLDNLANRLWIVEDNSIRNFQGTYDEYKKENQLKESGAERQRESLRKKVNKLHKTIKHEDKRQAHSASRGKKRASDKSMSSHDRGYLADKASDFAGKNAKKLQAVLDKTKEDLLQIHTPKRKKLRASIVTDSKKKKIYSLDSSSLYIDDVCLIKDIIIDQYVGDRYVLFGKNGSGKSSFIKALLGMRPYHFQPEAKINNSTKIVYFDQQYSVINSEKTVLENMQLYSDAPIEDIRQHLGQYLFFTQQDVDQKAKKLSGGMLARLACAMITISPIDLLILDEPTNNLDIETIQELISALSDYEGALLVISHDIDFVKKIEPDKLLFIKDKTLKNLSIDDLSEIEDISNTN